The proteins below are encoded in one region of Pongo pygmaeus isolate AG05252 chromosome 20, NHGRI_mPonPyg2-v2.0_pri, whole genome shotgun sequence:
- the ZNF606 gene encoding zinc finger protein 606 isoform X2: MAAINPWASWGALTDQSWGMTAVDPWASWALCPQDPAWHVEGSLEEGRRATGLPAAQVQEPVTFKDVAVDFTQEEWGQLDLVQRTLYRDVMLETYGHLLSVGNQIAKPEVISLLEQGEEPWSVEQACPQRTCSEWVRNLESKALIPAQSIFEEEQSHGMKLERYIWDDPWFSRLEVLGCKDQLEMYHMNQSTAMRQMVFMQKQVLSQRSSEFCELGAEFSQNLNFVPSQRVSQIEHFYKPDTHAESWRCDSAIMYADKVTCENNDYDKTVYQSIQPIYPARIQTGDNLFKCTDAVKSFNHIIHFGDHKGIHTGEKLYEYKECHQIFNQSPSFNEHPRLHVGENQYNYKEYENIFYFSSFMEHQKIGTVEKAYKYNEWEKVFGYDSFLTQHTSTYTAEKPYDYNECGTSFIWSSYLIQHKKTHTGEKPYECDKCGKVFRNRSALTKHERTHTGIKPYECNKCGKAFSWNSHLIVHKRIHTGEKPYVCNECGKSFNWNSHLIGHQRTHTGEKPFECTECGKSFSWSSHLIAHMRMHTGEKPFKCDECEKAFRDYSALSKHERTHSGAKPYKCTECGKSFSWSSHLIAHQRTHTGEKPYNCQECGKAFRERSALTKHEIIHSGIKPYECNKCGKSCSQMAHLVRHQRTHTGEKPYECNKCGKSFSQSCHLVAHRRIHTGEKPYKCNQCERSFNCSSHLIAHRRTHTGEKPYRCNECGKAFNESSSLIVHLRNHTGEKPYKCNHCEKAFCKNSSLIIHQRMHSGEKRFICSECGKAFSGHSALLQHQRNHSEEKLN, from the exons GAACCAGTGACCTTCAAGGACGTGGCCGTGGACTTCACCCAAGAAGAGTGGGGGCAGCTGGACCTTGTTCAGAGGACCCTGTACCGTGATGTGATGCTGGAGACCTATGGTCACCTGCTCTCTGTGG GAAATCAGATTGCCAAGCCTGAGGTCATCTCCTTGTTGGAGCAAGGAGAAGAGCCGTGGTCGGTGGAGCAGGCATGTCCTCAACGCACGTGTTCAG AATGGGTGAGAAATCTTGAAAGCAAAGCATTGATCCCAGCACAGAGCATTTTTGAGGAAGAACAATCCCATGGCATGAAGTTGGAAAGATATATATGGGATGATCCTTGGTTCTCCAGGTTAGAAGTTTTGGGGTGTAAAGACCAATTAGAAATGTATCACATGAACCAGAGTACAGCTATGAGGCAGATGGTCTTCATGCAAAAGCAAGTACTATCCCAGAGAAGCTCTGAATTCTGTGAACTTGGGGCAGAGTTTAGCCAGAACTTAAACTTTGTTCCATCTCAGAGAGTTTCTCAGATAGAACATTTCTATAAGCCTGATACACATGCTGAAAGTTGGAGATGTGACTCAGCCATAATGTATGCAGATAAGGTTACCTGTGAAAATAATGATTATGACAAAACTGTTTATCAGTCCATTCAACCTATTTACCCTGCAAGAATACAAACTGGAGATAATCTTTTCAAATGTACTGATGCTGTTAAATCTTTCAATCATATAATACATTTTGGTGATCATAAAGGAATTCACACAGGAGAAAAACTCTATGAATATAAGGAATGCCATCAAATCTTTAACCAGAGCCCATCATTTAATGAACACCCAAGGCTTCATGTTGGAGAAAACCAGTATAATTACAAAGAATATgagaatatcttttatttctcatcCTTTATGGAACATCAAAAAATTGGTACTGTAGAGAAAGCGTATAAATACAATGAATGGGAGAAAGTCTTTGGGTATGACTCATTCCTTACTCAACATACAAGCACTTACACTGCAGAGAAACCCTATGACTACAATGAATGTGGGACGTCTTTCATCTGGAGCTCTTACCTTATTCAACATAAGAAaactcatactggagaaaaaccgTATGAGTGTgataaatgtggaaaagtttttaGGAATCGCTCAGCCCTTACGAAACATGAACGGACTCACACTGGAataaaaccctatgaatgtaataaatgtggaaaagccttcagcTGGAATTCTCATCTTATTgtacataagagaattcatacaggagagaaaccttatgTTTGTAATGAGTGTGGGAAATCTTTCAACTGGAATTCTCATCTTATTGGACATCAGAGGactcatacaggagagaaaccttTTGAATGTACTGAATGTGGGAAATCATTCAGCTGGAGCTCCCATCTTATTGCCCATATGAGAAtgcatactggagagaaaccctttaAATGTGATGAATGTGAAAAAGCTTTTAGGGACTACTCAGCCCTTAGTAAACATGAAAGAACTCATTCTGGAGCAAAACCATATAAATGTACTGAATGTGGAAAATCCTTCAGCTGGAGCTCCCATCTTATTGCCCATCAGAGAACTCACACGGGAGAGAAACCGTATAACTGTCAGGAATGTGGCAAAGCATTCAGAGAACGCTCAGCCCTCACTAAACATGAGATAATTCATTCTGGAATTAAGCCCTATGAATGTAATAAATGTGGAAAATCCTGTAGCCAGATGGCTCACCTTGTTAGACATCAAAGGactcatactggagaaaaaccctatgaatgcaaTAAATGTGGAAAATCCTTCAGTCAGAGCTGTCACCTTGTTGCTCATCGGAGAattcacactggtgagaaaccctataaatgtaatCAGTGTGAAAGATCCTTTAACTGTAGTTCTCACCTCATTGCACACCGGAgaactcatactggagagaaaccatacaggtgtaatgaatgtgggaaagcattTAATGAGAGTTCATCCCTTATCGTACACCTAAGAAACCATACTGGAGAAAAGCCCTACAAATGTAATCATTGTGAGAAAGCATTTTGTAAGAATTCTTCCCTTATTATTCATCAGAGAATGCATAGTGGAGAGAAACGCTTTATATGCagtgaatgtggaaaagcctttagTGGTCACTCAGCCCTACTTCAACACCAGAGAAATCACAGTGAAGAGAAACTGAATTGA